From the genome of Candidatus Paceibacterota bacterium, one region includes:
- a CDS encoding DegT/DnrJ/EryC1/StrS family aminotransferase translates to MKFPFLELLPAYKELQPQFDEAYRRVMDSGWYLLGTELEAFEREYAAYCGANHCIGVGNGLDALHLILRAYEIGQGDEVIVPSHTFIATWLAISYAGATPVPVEPDLRTYNLDPAQIEEAITPRTRAIMPVHLYGQPADMDPINSLARKRGLKVIEDAAQAHGARYKGKRCGGLGDAAGFSFYPGKNLGAFTDAGAVTTSDSALADKVRRLRNYGSTVKYQHELKGFNSRLDELQAAFLRVKLRHLGEWNARRKAVADAYLHALGSLPGVILPFVPDYADPVWHLFVIRHPQRDALQQKLAGAGIGTLIHYPIPPHLSGAYADLHFAPDALPIAKTLASTVLSLPMGPHLNVDSAAAVAKAFHNVLAHT, encoded by the coding sequence ATGAAATTTCCCTTCCTCGAACTGCTTCCCGCCTACAAGGAGCTGCAACCCCAGTTTGACGAGGCTTATCGCCGCGTCATGGACTCCGGCTGGTATCTCCTTGGCACGGAACTGGAAGCTTTTGAACGAGAATATGCGGCGTATTGCGGTGCGAACCACTGCATCGGCGTTGGCAATGGACTGGATGCGCTCCACCTCATTCTGCGCGCATACGAGATTGGCCAAGGAGACGAAGTCATAGTTCCCTCGCACACCTTCATCGCTACTTGGCTGGCGATCTCCTATGCCGGTGCGACGCCAGTTCCGGTTGAGCCGGATCTACGCACCTACAACCTCGATCCCGCCCAAATCGAGGAGGCCATCACGCCCCGGACGAGAGCCATTATGCCGGTGCACCTCTACGGCCAGCCGGCAGACATGGACCCAATCAACTCTCTCGCGCGTAAGCGTGGGCTTAAAGTAATCGAGGATGCCGCCCAGGCTCATGGCGCGCGCTACAAAGGAAAGCGATGTGGCGGTTTGGGCGACGCAGCGGGTTTTAGCTTCTATCCCGGCAAGAATCTTGGCGCCTTTACTGACGCCGGGGCCGTTACCACGAGCGACTCTGCGCTCGCGGACAAGGTCAGGAGGCTTCGCAACTATGGTTCCACCGTGAAGTACCAACACGAGCTGAAAGGGTTCAACTCGCGCCTGGACGAACTGCAGGCTGCGTTTCTGCGCGTGAAGCTGCGCCACCTGGGCGAATGGAACGCCCGCCGCAAAGCGGTTGCGGACGCTTACCTCCATGCGCTTGGCTCCTTGCCTGGTGTAATCCTGCCCTTCGTTCCGGATTACGCCGACCCCGTTTGGCATCTCTTCGTCATCCGCCATCCGCAACGTGACGCCTTGCAGCAAAAGCTCGCCGGGGCCGGTATCGGCACGCTCATCCATTACCCCATCCCTCCGCACCTCTCCGGCGCCTATGCGGATTTGCACTTTGCGCCGGACGCTTTGCCCATTGCGAAAACCCTCGCCTCGACCGTCCTGAGCCTGCCGATGGGGCCTCATCTCAACGTAGATTCAGCAGCGGCTGTTGCTAAAGCGTTTCATAATGTGCTGGCCCACACATAG
- a CDS encoding WxcM-like domain-containing protein: MSPFIHPHAIVEPGARIGAKSRIWAFAHVLPRARVGEECNICDHTFIENDVVIGDRVTIKCGVHVWDGVQIQDDAFVGPNAAFSNDKFPRSKHYPDKYPRTLVCRGSSIGANATILPGLRIGENAMVGAGAVVTRDVPPNAIVVGNPARIVGYVNAESRSARSVGESVTTEDSVVQGVRLIRLHHVEDMRGDLCVSEWYRDLPFVPRRVFFVYNVPDTRVRGEHAHKVCHEFLMCVNGSMAVVVDDGKNREEYVLDRPWVGIYFPPKVWRTQYKYSRDSVSVVLASHEYDSSDYVRDYAEFLKLSTLQ; encoded by the coding sequence ATGAGTCCATTCATCCACCCGCATGCGATCGTAGAACCTGGCGCCCGAATTGGGGCGAAAAGCCGCATCTGGGCTTTTGCCCATGTGCTCCCCCGGGCCCGCGTTGGGGAAGAGTGCAATATCTGTGATCACACCTTCATCGAGAACGACGTCGTGATCGGCGATCGCGTCACAATCAAGTGCGGGGTGCACGTCTGGGATGGCGTACAAATTCAAGACGATGCGTTCGTTGGCCCCAACGCTGCCTTCAGCAATGACAAGTTCCCGCGTAGCAAGCATTATCCTGATAAGTACCCGCGCACACTGGTGTGCAGAGGTTCATCCATCGGAGCCAACGCCACGATCCTTCCTGGGCTCCGCATTGGGGAGAATGCCATGGTCGGCGCCGGGGCGGTAGTGACCCGTGATGTTCCCCCCAATGCCATTGTGGTCGGCAACCCGGCGCGTATTGTAGGATACGTCAACGCCGAATCCCGGAGCGCGAGGTCAGTAGGCGAGTCGGTCACAACGGAAGATTCGGTGGTACAGGGCGTCAGGTTGATCCGCCTGCACCACGTGGAAGACATGAGGGGCGATTTGTGCGTCAGCGAGTGGTATCGGGACTTGCCGTTTGTGCCTCGCCGCGTGTTCTTTGTGTACAATGTTCCGGACACGCGGGTGCGCGGGGAACATGCCCACAAGGTATGCCATGAATTTCTGATGTGTGTAAATGGTAGCATGGCTGTCGTTGTGGACGATGGAAAGAATCGGGAAGAGTATGTGCTGGACCGGCCATGGGTTGGGATCTATTTCCCCCCAAAAGTGTGGAGGACTCAGTACAAGTACTCCCGTGATTCGGTTTCCGTTGTGCTTGCATCGCACGAGTACGATTCTTCCGACTACGTGCGGGACTACGCCGAGTTCCTAAAGCTAAGCACATTGCAATGA
- a CDS encoding glycosyltransferase family 2 protein yields the protein MADEMMTPQNNPAEPTQPPDLEARPEASAAPETVLQPLAMGLLDQKVKPASDKACGSLVSVIIPTYNRAWALEKSVRSVFDQTYRPIECIIVDDGSTDNTPNLVAQLVSKCPEGVILRYFKQENGGANSARNRGLMECRGDFICYLDSDDMLLRDSVEARAQALRADPEVDFCYGLCSVRDQQGTELRRMNDPWPRPGEPRISRYLFDTNAPLIRRSTCARVGLWRNDDLHGQEYEYFARLKYFSNKVAFTDRVLSIYVRHEQRSIFDNKSIVFSLAVFRVLIAVKALVLYGTHDNAAERQHLSVAFKSLAKQLYRLKDYSNACAALQEAMVLKWKVRVCAEWLVLKALSILHKLHPVSGA from the coding sequence ATGGCTGATGAGATGATGACGCCGCAGAACAATCCCGCTGAACCGACGCAACCTCCTGACTTGGAAGCTCGGCCCGAGGCATCCGCGGCTCCTGAGACCGTCCTGCAACCTTTGGCGATGGGGCTCTTGGATCAGAAAGTAAAACCCGCCTCGGACAAGGCGTGCGGATCACTGGTGTCGGTAATTATTCCTACGTATAACCGCGCCTGGGCCTTGGAGAAGTCCGTAAGATCGGTGTTTGATCAAACCTATCGCCCCATCGAATGTATTATTGTCGATGATGGTTCTACGGATAACACCCCAAACCTCGTGGCCCAGCTTGTCAGCAAATGTCCCGAAGGGGTTATCCTGCGATACTTCAAACAGGAAAACGGCGGCGCCAACAGCGCCAGGAACCGGGGGCTCATGGAATGCCGAGGCGACTTCATCTGCTATCTGGACTCCGATGACATGTTGCTTCGAGACTCTGTCGAAGCACGGGCGCAGGCTTTGCGCGCTGACCCCGAAGTGGATTTCTGTTACGGCTTGTGTTCGGTAAGGGATCAGCAGGGCACGGAACTTCGCCGGATGAATGATCCTTGGCCTCGACCGGGGGAGCCGAGGATATCGCGCTATCTCTTTGATACTAACGCGCCCCTGATCCGGCGCTCAACGTGTGCCCGGGTCGGATTATGGAGGAATGACGATCTGCACGGCCAGGAATACGAATATTTTGCGAGACTGAAGTACTTCTCAAACAAGGTGGCCTTCACTGATCGGGTGCTCAGCATCTACGTGCGGCATGAGCAGCGGTCCATATTCGACAACAAATCTATAGTCTTTTCCCTTGCGGTCTTCAGGGTGCTGATCGCGGTCAAAGCTTTGGTGCTGTATGGGACGCATGACAATGCCGCCGAAAGGCAGCATCTTTCTGTGGCATTCAAATCTCTCGCAAAGCAATTGTATCGCCTGAAAGACTACTCGAATGCCTGTGCGGCACTGCAGGAGGCAATGGTTCTGAAATGGAAGGTGCGGGTCTGTGCGGAGTGGCTGGTTCTCAAGGCCTTGAGCATCCTTCACAAACTGCATCCTGTCTCGGGAGCGTAA
- a CDS encoding glycosyltransferase: protein MNSQSILAGKRVLFVLCGFDLGGAERQALHFARHLKNLGCDVRVWGHHHGFAGPELVIEHCEAAGIPWAVHKFRWPCRKKSFFPQLWGLLRGLYRERPDVILPYLPWPSTGCNLVWRFSPAQVCIWGQRDCGDLRGDAVQRFAYRRSSAVICNAAHEVDYLRHTVGETTAPVYVVHNGVEMAPARKARAEWRAELGIEENAAVATMVANFRHQKDHPTLLRAWRKVLSDNPKAQPGPRLLLAGAHQESYGSVRQLARDLGLLHSASFPGQVKDVAGLLAASDIGILSTTHEGLPNAILEYMTCGLPVVATDIPGNREALGNEPQQFCKPNDAASLASTLEPLLMDANLRQRLGARNRQRALEEFSVGRMCKTMAGIIGDLLNGGSRGGGERGNNG from the coding sequence GTGAACAGCCAGTCAATACTCGCCGGCAAGCGGGTGCTCTTCGTTCTCTGCGGTTTCGATCTCGGTGGCGCCGAGCGGCAAGCGTTGCATTTCGCCCGCCATCTCAAGAATCTTGGCTGCGATGTGCGGGTCTGGGGCCATCATCACGGATTCGCCGGCCCGGAATTGGTCATCGAACATTGTGAGGCGGCGGGCATCCCGTGGGCGGTGCACAAATTTCGCTGGCCCTGCCGCAAGAAGTCCTTTTTCCCTCAACTCTGGGGATTGTTGCGCGGCCTGTACCGGGAGCGCCCGGACGTGATTCTGCCCTACTTGCCCTGGCCCAGTACCGGTTGTAATCTTGTCTGGCGATTTTCACCCGCCCAGGTGTGCATCTGGGGCCAGCGCGATTGCGGCGATCTTCGTGGAGATGCCGTCCAGCGGTTCGCGTATCGTCGCAGCTCGGCCGTCATCTGCAACGCTGCGCATGAGGTTGATTACCTCCGCCACACCGTGGGGGAGACCACGGCGCCGGTTTACGTGGTCCACAACGGCGTTGAAATGGCGCCGGCCCGGAAGGCACGCGCCGAATGGCGGGCAGAACTGGGAATTGAGGAGAATGCTGCAGTGGCCACGATGGTGGCCAATTTCAGGCACCAAAAGGACCACCCGACACTACTGCGCGCGTGGCGCAAAGTGTTGTCGGATAACCCGAAGGCACAGCCTGGACCTCGACTGCTCCTGGCAGGTGCACACCAGGAATCCTATGGCAGTGTCCGTCAACTGGCGCGCGACCTCGGTCTGCTCCATTCGGCGAGTTTCCCCGGTCAGGTGAAGGACGTGGCGGGACTGCTCGCTGCCAGCGATATCGGGATCCTCTCGACCACCCATGAGGGCCTGCCGAACGCCATTCTGGAATACATGACCTGCGGTCTGCCCGTGGTTGCAACGGATATACCGGGGAACCGCGAGGCCCTTGGCAACGAGCCGCAACAATTCTGCAAACCAAATGATGCTGCCAGTCTGGCTTCGACCCTTGAGCCGCTGTTGATGGATGCCAACCTGCGGCAGCGGCTTGGTGCGCGAAACCGCCAGCGCGCGCTGGAGGAGTTTTCGGTTGGTCGGATGTGCAAGACCATGGCCGGCATCATCGGCGATCTTCTAAACGGCGGCTCGAGGGGCGGAGGTGAGCGCGGCAATAATGGCTGA
- a CDS encoding glycosyltransferase, translated as MAVALQENDFPAAGFQVRVGPPSGLAGSGAPLLCGSRCWVWPDVALIRSAHLHLELANERITAAIHSTAENGPGTALDRRKPEHGIEAIRGKRILFVFCSLELGGAERQGMHLARYLKNLGCDVRVWGHLGHGLVEQECDEAGIPWAIHRFLWPCRKSSLVRDGWRVLRALRRDRPDVILPYTAWANMSCGLTWRLSPAKVCIWSQRNVHDMRGHPLERFAYRRVSAVVCNAAHEVDYLRRTLGETPAPVSIVHNGVELVPRIRTRAAWREELGVGEDTTVAAMVANFRSVKDHPTLLHAWRKVLAATPAGQSRPRLLLAGAPQDSYDAVRQLASSLGLLDTVHFLGQIKDISGLLAATDIGILASNHEGLPNVVIEYMAGGLPVVATDLPGTREALGDDSQQQLCKLGDPDSLAGQLQALLNEPDLRRQLGMRNQRRAAQEFSVDKMCQTTADLISDLLGGHAATGRACS; from the coding sequence GTGGCGGTGGCCTTGCAGGAAAACGACTTTCCTGCTGCGGGCTTTCAAGTTCGCGTTGGCCCTCCGTCGGGCTTAGCCGGAAGTGGTGCTCCCTTATTGTGCGGCAGCAGATGTTGGGTGTGGCCTGATGTCGCGCTTATCCGGAGCGCCCACCTGCATCTGGAATTAGCAAACGAACGGATAACCGCAGCCATACACTCCACCGCTGAGAATGGTCCCGGCACAGCCCTGGATCGCCGAAAGCCGGAGCACGGTATCGAAGCGATCAGAGGCAAGCGCATTCTCTTCGTCTTTTGCTCTCTTGAGCTGGGAGGCGCCGAACGGCAGGGGATGCACCTGGCCCGCTATCTCAAGAATTTGGGATGCGACGTCCGCGTTTGGGGGCACCTCGGCCATGGCCTGGTGGAACAGGAATGCGACGAGGCCGGCATTCCCTGGGCCATTCACCGGTTTCTCTGGCCCTGCCGGAAAAGTTCCCTGGTGCGGGATGGCTGGCGTGTTCTGCGGGCATTGCGCCGGGACCGACCGGACGTAATCTTGCCATACACCGCCTGGGCCAATATGAGCTGCGGCCTCACCTGGCGTCTGTCGCCGGCCAAAGTTTGTATTTGGTCTCAGCGAAACGTGCACGACATGCGGGGCCATCCACTCGAACGCTTTGCCTATCGCCGGGTCTCGGCAGTGGTCTGTAACGCGGCCCATGAGGTGGATTACCTGCGTCGAACACTGGGAGAGACGCCCGCGCCGGTTTCCATCGTCCACAATGGCGTCGAGCTCGTGCCCCGCATCAGAACTCGCGCCGCCTGGCGGGAGGAATTGGGCGTTGGCGAAGATACGACCGTGGCCGCCATGGTGGCCAACTTTCGATCGGTGAAAGATCATCCGACCTTGCTGCACGCCTGGCGCAAGGTGCTGGCGGCCACACCAGCTGGTCAGAGCCGCCCACGCTTGCTGTTAGCCGGCGCGCCGCAGGATTCCTATGATGCTGTCCGTCAACTGGCAAGCAGCCTCGGTTTGCTCGACACGGTGCATTTCCTTGGTCAGATAAAGGACATTTCGGGACTTCTGGCCGCCACCGATATAGGCATTCTCGCGAGTAACCACGAGGGCTTGCCAAACGTTGTCATCGAGTACATGGCCGGCGGGCTTCCGGTTGTCGCCACCGATCTGCCTGGAACGCGCGAAGCTCTCGGGGATGATTCGCAACAGCAATTATGTAAATTGGGCGACCCCGACAGTCTGGCCGGTCAACTGCAGGCGCTCTTGAATGAGCCCGACCTGCGGCGACAACTTGGAATGCGCAATCAAAGACGAGCTGCGCAAGAATTCTCGGTGGACAAGATGTGCCAGACAACAGCCGACCTTATCAGTGACCTGCTCGGCGGCCACGCCGCCACCGGCAGGGCGTGCTCGTGA
- a CDS encoding class I SAM-dependent methyltransferase produces the protein MAHDGIWTPETVSRFWDQVGNAPHRQEVCFSRLCHKGLLQFLRSSGSLRSNSSVLDYGCGPGFLLQPLMAEKVFCHAVDASPDQVALVNNKFKAQPYWKGAKAGFHPPLPFADNSFDLIICVEVLEHLLPDLADAFPKEIYRLLRPGGRAMFTTPNNENLDRAMVFCPFCETQFHRRQHVRSMNSADLSRSLQALGFKVIFCEGLDFEQLQSSLRRITWKSWNIRFLSTCLRLLSKRWMDCLSRASFPHSRAFRYRAGCKPDAPHLCALVEKL, from the coding sequence ATGGCACACGATGGCATTTGGACTCCCGAGACAGTTAGCCGCTTCTGGGATCAAGTCGGCAACGCGCCGCACCGGCAAGAGGTGTGTTTTTCCCGGCTCTGCCACAAGGGCCTGCTGCAGTTTCTGCGCAGCAGCGGTAGTCTGCGCTCCAATTCGTCGGTCCTGGACTATGGCTGTGGCCCTGGCTTTTTGCTTCAGCCGCTGATGGCAGAGAAAGTCTTCTGCCACGCGGTAGATGCGAGTCCGGACCAGGTTGCATTGGTGAACAACAAGTTCAAAGCTCAGCCTTACTGGAAAGGGGCTAAGGCGGGCTTTCATCCTCCGCTACCCTTTGCGGACAACTCGTTTGACCTGATCATCTGTGTAGAGGTTTTGGAGCACCTGCTGCCGGATCTGGCGGACGCTTTTCCCAAGGAAATCTACCGCCTTCTCCGGCCGGGGGGGCGGGCCATGTTCACAACGCCCAATAACGAGAACCTGGACCGGGCGATGGTCTTCTGCCCCTTCTGCGAAACCCAATTTCATCGCCGGCAACATGTGCGTTCAATGAATTCCGCGGACCTTTCCCGCTCCCTGCAGGCTTTGGGCTTCAAGGTTATATTCTGCGAAGGCCTCGATTTTGAGCAACTGCAGTCCAGTCTGCGCCGCATCACATGGAAATCCTGGAACATTCGCTTCTTGTCCACCTGCCTGCGCCTGTTGAGCAAGCGATGGATGGATTGCTTGAGCCGGGCTAGTTTCCCGCACTCCCGGGCGTTCAGGTATCGGGCGGGCTGCAAGCCCGATGCGCCGCATCTGTGTGCGCTAGTCGAGAAACTCTGA
- a CDS encoding ABC transporter ATP-binding protein, translating into MSSPVISVRNLGKKYRLGATLSPDTLRDHIMHAAGRLMGRGAGRRTPEDVWALKDVSFEVKQGEVLGVIGPNGSGKSTLLKILTRITEPTEGEVHIRGRVGSLLEVGTGFHPELSGRENIYMNGAILGMTRAEINAKFDEIVDFSGVEKFLDTPVKRYSSGMRVRLGFAVAAHLEPEILLIDEVLAVGDVSFQRKCLGKMDQVARAGRTVVFVTHNMDAVIGLCSAVRVLTVGQVSERLSPEAGVRRYLSVNLAQPFAEKRPSREERTARIVRGLTVCDDQGNQNSVRVGQAIEFKLELRDFTHTNGMACSVAIRNQQNQRVALFDTRYHAGRVLEPQRIAVVSCRVPSLPLVPGAYYVDVILTDGSGVIERLEPAAQMEVVFADVFGSGRLPSSSQGHLALPCSWESDARFRSIV; encoded by the coding sequence ATGAGCTCCCCGGTCATTTCCGTCAGGAACCTGGGCAAGAAATACCGCTTGGGCGCGACCTTGTCCCCGGACACCCTGCGCGATCATATCATGCATGCGGCCGGCCGCTTAATGGGCCGTGGCGCAGGACGGCGAACGCCTGAAGACGTTTGGGCATTGAAAGACGTTTCGTTCGAGGTTAAACAGGGCGAGGTTCTGGGCGTCATTGGCCCCAACGGGTCCGGCAAATCCACGTTGCTGAAGATCCTTACGCGGATCACGGAGCCGACGGAAGGCGAGGTCCACATCCGCGGCCGCGTGGGCAGCCTGCTCGAAGTCGGCACGGGTTTTCACCCGGAGTTGAGCGGGCGGGAGAACATCTACATGAACGGCGCCATTCTCGGCATGACCCGCGCCGAGATCAACGCCAAGTTCGACGAGATCGTGGACTTTTCGGGGGTGGAGAAGTTCCTGGACACGCCGGTGAAACGCTATTCCAGCGGGATGCGCGTTCGGCTGGGATTCGCCGTCGCCGCTCACCTGGAGCCGGAGATTCTGCTGATCGACGAGGTTTTGGCCGTGGGCGACGTTTCGTTTCAGCGGAAGTGTCTCGGCAAAATGGATCAGGTTGCGCGGGCGGGTCGGACCGTTGTTTTTGTCACACACAACATGGACGCCGTCATTGGGCTCTGCTCGGCGGTTCGAGTATTGACGGTTGGCCAAGTGAGCGAACGTCTAAGCCCGGAGGCGGGGGTTAGAAGGTACCTGTCCGTGAACCTCGCTCAACCCTTTGCCGAAAAGCGGCCGTCGCGCGAGGAGCGGACGGCTCGCATCGTGCGCGGACTGACTGTGTGCGACGATCAAGGCAACCAGAACAGCGTTCGGGTTGGACAGGCGATTGAATTCAAACTGGAGTTGAGGGATTTCACTCATACCAATGGGATGGCTTGCTCGGTTGCTATCCGAAATCAGCAAAACCAGCGGGTTGCGTTGTTTGACACACGGTACCATGCCGGGCGCGTTCTGGAGCCCCAACGTATCGCTGTGGTCTCCTGTCGAGTGCCGTCGCTGCCGCTGGTCCCGGGAGCTTACTACGTCGACGTCATTTTGACGGATGGCAGTGGAGTAATCGAGAGGCTGGAGCCGGCAGCGCAGATGGAGGTTGTGTTTGCAGATGTTTTTGGCAGCGGCCGGCTGCCTTCGAGCAGTCAAGGGCACCTGGCGCTCCCCTGCAGTTGGGAATCGGATGCGCGCTTTAGAAGTATCGTTTGA
- a CDS encoding four helix bundle protein, with translation MSMTFEDLEAWQKARRLVNDVYALSRNNPLASDFGLCNQIQRAAVSVMSNVAEGFQRAHGGEKFQAYNIARASCGEVRSLLYVIEDNYPSSASAAQHTRCLVDETGSLISGLIASTRRRAAGKLGGEIALLALMSWIGIHLIR, from the coding sequence ATGAGCATGACATTTGAGGACTTGGAGGCATGGCAAAAGGCGCGGAGGCTTGTCAACGACGTCTACGCGCTCTCTCGAAACAACCCGCTCGCTAGCGATTTCGGCCTGTGCAATCAGATCCAGAGGGCCGCAGTCTCGGTTATGTCCAATGTTGCCGAAGGGTTTCAACGAGCGCATGGCGGTGAGAAATTCCAGGCTTACAACATCGCGCGTGCTTCTTGCGGAGAAGTGCGCTCGCTTCTTTACGTGATCGAAGACAATTACCCCTCCAGTGCGTCCGCTGCCCAGCACACCCGCTGCTTGGTCGATGAGACAGGTTCGCTCATCTCCGGTTTAATCGCCTCGACGCGCAGGCGAGCTGCGGGCAAGCTCGGCGGAGAGATCGCGTTGCTTGCGCTCATGAGTTGGATCGGAATTCATCTAATCCGCTAG
- a CDS encoding ABC transporter permease: MDLQYDRIIRPKRGLIGIDFRELWDYRELFWFFGWREVTVRYKQTMLGILWAVVQPVLTMIVFTFIFGRLAGFDKGTDTPYAMITLSGVVVWQFFSEVLSKSGESLVAQSNLITKVYFPRLVVPATYLIAGTVDFLIAMVILLIMMACYGLAPSPTFLLLPLFFLMAAMAAFGMGLWLCALNVKYRDVKYIIPFIVRLGIYISPVGFLSSVIKPEYRFWYSLNPMVGAIDGFRWCILGPAFAPYWLGFWVSTAVVVVLLVTGAYYFRSVEKTFADVI, translated from the coding sequence ATGGACCTTCAATACGACCGCATCATCCGGCCCAAACGCGGCTTAATCGGGATTGACTTCCGCGAGCTTTGGGACTACCGCGAGCTGTTCTGGTTCTTCGGCTGGCGCGAGGTCACCGTCCGCTACAAGCAAACCATGCTGGGCATTCTCTGGGCCGTGGTGCAGCCCGTGCTCACGATGATCGTCTTCACTTTTATCTTTGGCCGCCTGGCGGGCTTCGATAAGGGCACCGACACGCCTTATGCCATGATCACGCTTTCGGGGGTGGTGGTCTGGCAGTTCTTCTCCGAGGTCCTGAGCAAGAGCGGCGAATCCCTGGTGGCGCAGTCTAACTTGATCACCAAAGTCTATTTTCCCCGGCTCGTCGTTCCGGCCACCTATCTCATCGCGGGCACCGTTGATTTCCTCATCGCCATGGTCATCCTCTTGATCATGATGGCCTGCTACGGCCTGGCTCCATCCCCCACTTTCTTGCTCCTGCCGCTCTTCTTCCTGATGGCTGCCATGGCCGCTTTCGGTATGGGCTTGTGGCTGTGCGCCCTGAATGTCAAATACCGCGACGTCAAGTACATCATCCCCTTTATCGTCCGCCTGGGGATCTACATCAGCCCTGTTGGGTTTCTATCGTCCGTAATCAAACCCGAATATCGTTTCTGGTACAGCCTCAATCCGATGGTCGGCGCGATCGACGGCTTCCGCTGGTGCATTCTCGGCCCCGCGTTTGCGCCTTACTGGCTCGGCTTTTGGGTCAGCACGGCCGTCGTCGTCGTCTTGCTGGTCACCGGCGCCTACTACTTCCGCTCGGTCGAGAAGACCTTTGCGGACGTCATCTGA
- a CDS encoding YdcF family protein, with the protein MVFRASLLTGLANAWIINENPAKADAIVVLGGGVDYRPFEAARLYNEGFAPKVLIMELALGATEEIGLKQPERSVTESVLLRHGVSAQAVVGVGRAVRNTYQESVAVRDWARANNAKCLLIITETFHTRRVRWLFRKQFKGTGTEIRVVAAGPREYAATNWWRNEQGLINFQNEWVKLPYYWLKY; encoded by the coding sequence TTGGTCTTCCGCGCTTCCCTGCTCACCGGCTTGGCAAATGCCTGGATCATTAACGAAAACCCGGCAAAGGCGGATGCCATCGTCGTGCTCGGCGGCGGTGTGGACTACCGTCCCTTTGAAGCCGCCCGGCTTTACAATGAAGGCTTTGCCCCCAAAGTTCTGATTATGGAACTGGCCCTGGGCGCAACTGAGGAGATCGGTCTGAAACAGCCGGAGCGTTCGGTTACAGAATCTGTCCTGCTCCGCCACGGAGTATCGGCTCAAGCGGTTGTGGGCGTGGGCCGGGCGGTGCGGAACACCTACCAGGAATCCGTGGCCGTGCGGGACTGGGCAAGAGCGAATAACGCGAAGTGCCTCCTCATCATCACAGAAACGTTCCACACTCGCCGGGTTCGCTGGCTCTTTCGCAAGCAATTCAAAGGCACCGGGACGGAAATTCGCGTCGTCGCCGCGGGCCCTCGTGAATACGCCGCCACCAATTGGTGGAGAAACGAACAGGGCCTCATCAATTTCCAAAACGAGTGGGTGAAGCTTCCGTACTATTGGTTGAAGTATTGA
- a CDS encoding SDR family oxidoreductase, with protein MSRYDELQIELRANPATWLVTGCAGFIGSNLLETLLKLGQHVIGLDNFSTGKQENLDEVRRLVAEHRTAASPSARDSQPSTFHFIHGDTRDLAACQKACAGVDYVLHQAALGSVPRSIKDPIASHASNVTGFLNLLVAARDQKVKRLVYASSSSVYGDHPDLPKVEEKVGRPLSPYAATKVMCEMYADVFARTYGMATIGLRYFNVFGPRQDPNGAYAAVIPKWISALLRNEPVYINGDGETSRDFCYVANVVQANLLAATAPHAQANSQVYNVAVHQRTSLNDLYRLLHGLLSKSGRSLAAQSPIYRDFRGGDIRHSLADIQQARERLAYEPTHSVAQGLSESLGWYLRNHGTQ; from the coding sequence TTGTCCCGCTACGACGAACTGCAAATCGAGCTGCGCGCCAATCCCGCGACATGGCTGGTGACCGGCTGCGCCGGCTTCATCGGCTCAAACCTGTTGGAAACGCTGCTTAAGCTCGGACAGCATGTAATCGGCCTCGACAACTTCAGCACCGGGAAACAGGAAAACCTGGACGAGGTCCGGCGACTTGTCGCCGAGCATCGCACCGCGGCATCGCCCTCAGCCCGCGACTCTCAACCCTCAACTTTCCACTTCATCCACGGCGACACCCGCGACCTCGCTGCTTGCCAAAAGGCTTGCGCCGGCGTGGACTACGTCCTGCACCAGGCCGCTCTGGGCTCCGTCCCGCGCTCCATCAAAGATCCCATTGCCAGCCACGCCTCCAACGTAACCGGCTTCCTCAACCTGCTCGTTGCCGCGCGCGATCAGAAGGTTAAGCGCCTTGTCTATGCGTCCAGCAGCTCGGTTTACGGCGATCACCCCGACCTCCCCAAAGTCGAGGAAAAAGTCGGCCGCCCGCTCTCCCCCTACGCCGCCACGAAGGTCATGTGCGAAATGTATGCCGACGTTTTCGCGCGGACATACGGCATGGCAACCATCGGCCTGCGGTACTTCAACGTGTTCGGCCCGCGCCAGGACCCGAACGGCGCTTACGCGGCGGTTATCCCCAAATGGATCTCCGCGTTGCTGCGCAATGAGCCCGTGTATATCAACGGCGACGGCGAAACCAGCCGCGACTTCTGTTACGTCGCCAACGTGGTCCAGGCCAACTTGCTGGCTGCCACCGCCCCTCATGCGCAGGCCAACAGCCAGGTCTATAATGTCGCTGTGCACCAGCGCACCAGCCTGAACGACCTTTACCGCCTGCTCCATGGCCTGCTCTCGAAAAGCGGCCGGTCGCTCGCAGCTCAGAGCCCCATTTACCGCGACTTCCGCGGGGGCGACATCCGCCATTCCTTGGCGGATATTCAACAAGCCCGGGAACGCCTGGCCTACGAGCCCACCCACTCCGTCGCGCAAGGCTTGTCCGAATCGCTGGGATGGTACCTGCGCAACCACGGAACCCAGTGA